ATAATTCTACTAGTTTAATGTGATAAATCCACATGATTTACTCTCTTACAACACTTAAACAATTCATCTTCCAGTGATAAATAACTGAACACCCCTCTAAAAGATAATTTCCTTTCCCTCAGCACTGTGCTGACCGCCAGAACTCGCCCATGGTGTCTCCCAGCTCTTCACCTGTCAGCCAACACAGAAAAGCCCACGGAGGAGACCCCGGCCACAGCTTCCAGCACCTCGGCCTTCCCCCTGTCCCGCCACGACTTGACCTCATCCACAAGGGCGCCATTCGTTCCCCATCCGCCAGTCCCAGCAGCTCCCCGAAGGTCAGTCACAGCATTCCCCAGAGAAGACGAATGGGTCACCTGTATGTTCCTGCACATCATCTCTACAGTCAAGTGTCAGTGGGCTGTCACATAATGATTTAAAGCGCATTTTATCTAAAAGTTTTGGAATTGCTTTAAAGGAGGACTTTGCACAAGGAGAATGTAAACACAGGAAACACGTTCAGAATAATTACAGTCTCAGAATAAGAGAAAAGATAactcaaaaaacaaattaaaagaagaaagaaatgtttcaaTTTCTGAAGGGTTTTATAACCCACAAATCATGTTGTTGTGACAGTTGTTCATTTCCTCTGGGTGGCTTGTAAAGGTGGAAATGGTTAGGGAAAACTATTCATACTAGGTTCAGCCAAAGGTAATGGGCAagattttcagtttcacttGAACATTTCTATTTGGCAGCATGCAACGAAGACCTGTGACCATACTGAATGCCAAAATCTGgatttcttctttgtgttttatttggatCCACATATACGTCGCTTCCACAAAAAGCTTACCAGTCCCTCTGTAGTCCACAGCATCGACAACATAAATGATGtggtgtgatttaaaaaaatgatctTGAACTGttgctgtctgctgtcatttctgtgaACATTCCatgtgtctcctcctctctagTCTTCACCAGGCATGTCCAGGAAGCAGGACAAGCCTCTCccagccccgcctcctcctcagAGGGACCCACCTCCGCCGCCCCCCCCTGAGCGTCCTCCTCCCATCCCCCCAGAGTCTCGCCACTCTTGGCTCCCAAGTTCCTCTTCCTTGTCCTCTTCCATCTCCTCTTCTACTGGCATGCTGTCAGACTCCCAGATCAACCCTGAGACACGGTGTCCCAAAGACAGCCACTTTGCAGATGCCCATAGGACTGGATCCGAACACCTGCTCCACCCGCTCCAGCCGGGACTCGCCGGCCCCTCTCACCTGAATGGAAGACCACTCAGTTGTCCGTCTGCGGGATTTGTGAGGTTACATCACAGAATGGAGGGGGCAGGAGGCTCAGAGATCTCCAAGGTAGGGCTTAGATGTCAGTTTGAACATTTATGGGGTAAATTAGGATGAGTATGGAAAAACCTATTTGTTGtgcttttaaatgaaatgttttgacaaCAGTTGaatgaattgccatgaaatttgcttCAGACagtcatgttcccctcaggatgagtTGGAATCACTGTGGTGATCCTCttacttttcatctagcaccatcatgAGGTCACaatgttattttgtccattagtttggtttatgaccaaatacctgcaagaccaatgacattcccatcagtccGAGCTGTACTTATGCTAACAAACGAAACTAATATGGTGAACATGGGGAACGTTAGACCAGCTGTTGAACGTTGAATGGATTACCATGGTGACACTGGAAAACTGACAACTTTGATCTTTGAGTGTCCTGTTGATGCACACTATTCTctcacaatgcaatgcacaaaggaaatggaagagctcctcacagctggaataaagtaaaacaaattGTAGATGGTGGTACAGCAGCTTTGTGAACATGCCAGAAAGCAAAccagtatttttacattctttacatatatttccatttccatttccatatCTAATTTAGAAGATTAATTGAAGTCATCTGTGACACtgaaactgaagacagaagGTGGGAAGGGCTAATATGTTTTCAGTGCCATTCACTGTCTGCCCCACCcatgttttctcatttgtttattttacacTTTTTAACAACACAGTCATTCTGATTAGGGACATGTACTATGTATGATAATAATCTGCTGGACCAGGTGTCAGCTGGATCACCCACGTTCACCCTGAGTCGCTTCAATAAAGCAAAGTCCTCAGTACAGGAAGACATAAGACGTATATGTTTAGCCTTATGAGAAAAACATCACAGCTCGTTCTTCATCCAGCTTGTTTTATTCAGCAATTTACTTGTTAGTAATGGCTTCTGCCGCGTTGGTGTCCTTCCTCTTTTTGTACTTATCAAATGATAGATGATTGAAATTCTCAGCCTGAATAAAATGCACCATTTTGTCTTCGAGATGTGGATGTAACGACGTATGTTGAGCCACATTTCGGTGACTCATCAGCTACTTTTCAGAGAAAAGACTTCTCTTCTGCTCAGGTTTGGTTTGACGTTTCTTTGTTGGTGGCAGAGCTCTGAAGTAGTCTGTTGCTTTTTGGGTAGCTCTCACAGTTGGTTACTACATTCAGTCAAATGTGTtgacaagaagaggaggagaggagaaatgtgTACTGATGACCAATGACAGTCACTGCCATCTTTTCTTCTATCGAGTGTTATAGTGGTCACATTACCATCTGTTGGATTATAACAGCGTCACAGTGCAAACTGTTTGCAGTGTCCACCCAGAGTAATCCCACGCACGACATTGTCCATTCCATAACCCAGACCCAATTCAGCTGCTGCCTGGTATGCAAAGGGGCATTTTGAAACAACTGGTCGCTGCACATTTCTAATTTTTGTCGTCACTCGTGCGTACCTGAGTATCTGTTATGTGCACCCCTGAATTTAACTGCTTACCCGACAGCAAGGCTCCATGAACTATTTTTCATTAGATAAAATAACTGAATGTGCGTTTGCTTATGTTGTGTCAAAGTTTTAATGAGTTTACATTCATATACTGTAGTTATAAAACAGAGTGAGATATGCATAAAGCTTCATTtctgagcagagagacagtTGTGGAAGATGATGATATCTTGATTCACGTGTTTTTATTGTTGGATTGTGGAAGGACTGAGGATATTATCTGACAGGCTCTGTAGATAAGGAGAGCAGCAGGCACATGACTAATGAGCTGCTCTGCCACTCTTCTAATGAGTAAATGCATACTTACACAATAGTtatctgtctctccatctggcAGAGATAATCTATCAGTAATCTATGCTAAATAATGAAATCTGTGACTTAAACTCAGTGTTTGCAATGTTGCAGTATGACCAAGCACATCATGCAGAGACTCCCTCAGCGTTTACTGCTGTGGGAATCAGAATACTGCTGAGCATCTGTAGAATTTGTCCACTCACTCCACCTTATCATTTAAAAGGCTAGTGTGCAGcgtacacattcacacacacacacacacacacacacacacacacacacacacacacacacacacacaagcccatCATTCTCCCTTGAGAGACAGTCTGATCAGAAAGTGTCTGCAGTGGAGAGCTTTGGTATGTTTGGTCATATttaggaatttgttttggttatTTGCATACTTTCTGAGCGTTCATTTGAATGTGTGCTGTGCATATGGAATGCATTTCCCAACTAGTGTTATGAAGGCCCAGGATTTTCAGAATTGACATGGCTTTGGTAAAGAGAGGTTTAGTAGTATTATtagcagtagtggtagtagttcTAAAAATGCTAGAAATACATTGATAAATTGTATTGTTTTACATGACACAGGATCTATACAGTACTTTTTGTGATAATGGATAATAACAAATATCAGTAAGCAATTAATGCTGCTCAGAACACTGAAGACTGATGATTGGAGAACTCCTATCCATCCTTTATTTGACATGTATCAAGTTTGATCAAACAAGTCGTTTGCACATAAATTCTGGTTTTGCATCCTTAAATCCACACTTCCTTTTTGGTCAGTTGCTCTGAAGTTTCAGTAagtgaataaaacatttccctTTGTTGTAGATCTGTAATATCTAACTACAATACAGTGTCCTGGCTGTGTTTGATAAGTGATATGACTACACCTACAGCAGAATCAAGGAGGAACATCAGATATCTGATGTAACATTTGAGTTTATTTCAGTTCATCAGATTCAGTTGATATTGACCTTTTCAATTgttcctttgtgtgttttttaatactCCCCCCTtgtcttgtgtgtctgtgcagcccTTCTCCAACGGTGTGCAAATCAGCGATGAGTATGACATCCTTCCCTCACAGCACTCACCAACACAGTCCACACTTGCCAGTAGCCACAAGTgagtattacacacacacacacacacacacacacacacacacacacacacacacacacacacacacatatttttctGGAAAGATATGAACCAAGTTTCCTTGGAAATGTCCTGTCCTTATTCTCTGTATCCCAGTGGTACTTTACTGTCATTTCCCAGTGAACTTTTTTATGCATCCGATTATAAGGCTGTGTCTTAAAAcagtttattaaaatgaaagtcTGTGATAATCATAAAAAATTATTAAATGCTGGGCAAATGGCTGTTTAATCATTGGATCATGCATGCCAAATCTTTTTGAGTCTCAGTTATATCCAATTTCCTCTCTTAGACCGTGCAAGGTTATTTGGCTGTAGAACCTTGTAGAGTGAAGTAGGAACAGGACAAAGTAGCTGTGTGGTCTGCGGTCTTAAAGTAAACTTTGGGGAGAGCAGTAACAAAATTGGCCTCATAGTTTTTGCCATTATCCTGGACTCCTCTTAGATCTGTCCTTTGCGTCTGAAGTTCCAGCTCCCAAACTCTCACCCTCCTTTTCTCTATGGTTTCAGCCTTCTATTAGTGAGTTCTAGTATCCTTATGGAGAAATCCAGGTTAGAAACAGCTTTGAAAAATGATGGCTGAACATCTAATGGCCTTTCAGCTGCAGCGAGAATTAGATTAGGTATGTCTGTGTATCCTTAGGGCTGTATTGGAGGCAGGGGATAGAGCTGTCACTTCCGATGAAGCTTGAGCCAAAAAGGCTCTTCTACTGAAAACAATTTAGTGCTGTTAGAGAGTGATGTACACACACttagatatgtgtgtgtatatatctaTCTTTATCTCTATTtatctatatatctatctatctatatatacacacacacacacacacacacacacacacacacgtatgtgtgtgtgtgtatagatagatagatagatagatagatagatagatagatagatagatagatagatagatagatagatagatagatagatagatagatagatagatagatagatagatagatagtaaAACACCAATGCTATAGCAAGGGGGAGCCAGGAGGACAGGTCAGAGGGGAGGTACAATCATCCTCCCCACACTCCAAGACTTGGTACCAAGCCCCAGCATTCAACACCCTTAACACAAGGGCAGCTGACCTGAGATTAAAGATCATGGCTGAGCAACATCAACAGGACAGTAAGAGCCTTCATCAAAAACTTAGTGGGCCTGTGGAAAATGACTCTGGAGGCCAACTCAAAGCACAGAAGCACTAATCATGACTGCATAAGAACAGGCCCTCAGTACAAGATCAGTAGAGGCAAGGGTCAACCACACAAGACTGGAccccaggtgcaggctgtgcaaaggtGCCATTGAGACGGTTCAGCACATAGTAGCAGGGTGAAGATGCTGGCAGGGAAGGCATACATGGAACGACATATCGAAGTGGCAGGCATAGTGTACAGGAATATCTGTACTGAGTACGGGTTGGAAGCCCAAAGTCAAAATGTTAGAGACCTCCTGAAGTGGTGGAGAATGACCGAGCCAAGATTCCAtgggacagaagaagacaatAGCAATAGACGTAGATATCCTGAGCTACAGCAACATCAAGAAGAAGGAATACGGGAAGCTCAAAAAATATCAAGGGCTGAGAGAGGAGGTAGAGAAGATGTGGGGAGTAAAGGCAACAGTGGTACCAGTGGTAATTGAAGCACTGGGGGCAGTGACCCAAAAACTGAGCGAGTGGCTTCAGCAGATTCCGGGAACAACATCTGAGGTCTTTGCTCGTTGTGACCAAAAAGTCCACTGGACTTGTTTTCAAAATGCATGAAGCTTGTTAGATGTTCCTTTGCAAATGACTGACTAATGCTGAGTTTTGTGGTGAGGATGCAGGAGaggttttcttctgatgactcGCCATAAAGAGCAAATTTGTGCTGGTGTCAGTCTAACGGCGGTTTAATTTGCCTTTCCAGCAATCCAACAAGCAGTCGTCTCAGAAAGTTCTCTTGGTCTTCTAGACCTCAACTTGATCTCCACTGTTCATGTTAACTCCTCTTTCTTAATTATATTAATAAGGAAACAACCACCTGAAAACCTTTTGCTGTCGGCAGCTGCTAAGAGGAGCCCATGGCTGCTGATTATTGTGACAACATTCGAGTCAGAGTATTTATAAAGCTTTAAAATTTGCATCATCGGGCCCTTTCTAACAGCGATTACAGCTACACATAATTAAGGTCAGAGACCTTGGTAAAAATTATCGAGTGCTGAAATGTCTTGGGGTGTCCAAGCTTTTGCATGGtgttcctttccttttttcaatCAAAAATTCTACAATAGACTAAACCCTGCTTAAAATATTGAAGATGACAGAGGGTACCCAAACAGTCCTAACCTGAATGTTTATCTGGTAATTACTGCGTCTGTTGGCTGTTAGGTGTGCCTAAGAAGTCCCTGTATCATTCATGCTAAACAGTTCCTCACTGTCTTCTTGTTTAATCATTACCTGCAAAAGACTAAGGCGTTAGTGTACTTTGTACCTGTACAGCACAATAACATTGTAGTGTAATACATGCAGCAGTAAACACAACTAGCAGGGTGGAGACAGCTGAtaagtgttttcacatttcagtaCACAAAAGAGCATTAATGAATTTGGCCTGCTTGCCATGGtctgcagtctgtttttgtGGCACCATGAAGAGACTGAAGCCATGATCAGTGTTGTTTTGAGACATTTATTCCTTCAGAAAGGAGTTATTATTAATCACAATTATTTCATACATAAATCTGCTGAGAGGTTCATGGTTTACTGCTTAACTGAGAAAGACGAGGGTGTAGCTCAGCCACTTTAATTTTAATTCCCGATAATTTTGGAGATTACAACACACACCATTTAGTCCACAGGCCTGCTCCTCTGATATTCAGATGAGTGGTTCCCATATTTTTTAGAACCAcagcacgcacaaacacaggtgtgtacacacacgcaccctTTTCAGCTAACCATGGAAAGCCTGCCTAAAAATCTTTCAGTGAACTTTTAATCAAAGAAGTCTGCAGTTTTAGGCTATACAACTGTGCTGATTGACAGATACATAAAGTAGTTAAgttaaaataaacaatgaataaagTTTACAATGTCAGTTGATTCAACaggtttctttcattttctatcAAGACAAAGCTATCATCTAATAAGTGGCAGCAAAACTATATATTGAGCAGgcttttttaatgatgtttttaatatatattgcttatttcttccattttgaCAAGCCAGTATGTGGTGtagtaaatgtaaatgtcaccgtgttgtttgaaatgaaacattgcTCAAATGTATAATAACAAACACAGCTAATCTTGCTTCCTCACGCTGCCCCAGGACTACCGTCCTCCTCGTAATGTGACCATGAACACATCAGTGATTGCAGTTTGAATGTAATAACTGTATGAGTGATACTGATGTAAACGTTGAGTTCACGAAGtatgcacatttttacagaCCCTCCAACCCTTTCAGTAGTCCTGTGGTGGAACGACAGCGGGGAGTGACGGAGAGGGTGGAGGACGACTATCAGATCCCAACATCCAACCTCTGCTTGAGTCAGGCTCCCATCTGCATCTCTGTCCCCAGCAGGTATGAGCCTTCTCTCTGGGCATCAGTTACTATGGTGATAAATCCACGATGGTTCGAGTTTCATTAAGCTGCTGTGAACCAAAAAGATGTCCTCTGTCATTCAGACACTTGGAGAACGGCTCTCCAGAGCCCTCCATCGAGGAGAAGAAGCCTCGGCCCCCAGTGCCTGGTGAGTCCTAAAACAAGCAGAGATCACTTATGCCTTGCAAGTTGTAAATCTAGAATCTTTATCCCTGCACAATGAGATCGTTGCCATCTTCTGCTGACATAGTGAGTGTTGCAATGAGTAGGTGAATCCGATGCCACTAATGCGTTCTGAAGAAACTGAACACATCTGGACACTGCTTATAATCCACTATGGAGTCTTAAAAGGTTCTCGTACCGATTCTTAAAATAAAGAAGAGGCTACGGGTAGACAGCCAGTCTTTGGTAGCTGTTAAGCATCCTGCAGGGGAGAGAGTTTACTGATGTCATCCGAACTGAAAGAAAAGTGTAGCTGGGTAACAACAGAGGCATCATCCCCTTTACAGATCCTTATTAACCATTATGTCTGACTATAGgtaaacataaaatcaagaCGATATATTGACCTTTGCTTCTGTTCCTCAGGTGGACCCTCAGAGTCGGTCAGGGGGTTGGTCTCAGGGGCAGCACACACTGCCATCTGCCCCTTAAGCACCAAGAAGACCCCCTCTGACTACGACATTCTGCTGCCCCCCCAAGGTACTCTACCCCAGCCAGAACACATTCCTGTCCCACGTCCCCTCTCCGAGACACAGCTCcctgtctgtcagcctctcTGCTTCTGTATCCCAACTGTCTGAGCCTGTCTTCTCTCTGCAACACACCTGTGTGTTCAGGTGTACTGTGTAATTTTAGAAAGTCGCTCTTGTCTCCCTCTGTCAGACTTGTATTTCTGTAATTCCTTCAGTGAATCTCAGGTGATTCACTGAAGgaattctgtttcttttctttacgTTCAGTCTGATACATTACAGGAAAATTATCAGAATATCTATAAGATCTATAACAATAACTTCTAAATAACATTAACTTCACTATCATTTTATTAAAACCATATTCTGCAGTTGGTATACAGCACATTTCTGTTCAACTGCCGATGATTCTGCTAGGAGTAAAACATGTATTATCACATCGTCCTCATTTAAATAGCAGTGAGCAGTGGAGGAAAATGTTCATAGTAAgttctaaaaataaaactgctcaatataaaaaaatgtcctctgtgactgtTATCCCATTGTATATTCTATCATCATTAGATTTCTGGTGCATTAAGTTTGTTGAGGTGGAGCTCTTGTGTAGGACTATAACTAATTCttttcattatggattcatctgctgattattttctcaatgaatCCATTGATTGCAACCTCGAAATTATTGcaataattaaaatgaaaagcagcaaattgtcacatttgtgaagctggaGCCATGCCATGTTCTggttatcaaaatagttgccagTTGTCAGTCGACTAGTTGATTAATGGGCTAAttgtttcagttaaaaaaaaaatctgttttataaacttcatatgttttgtcatatttgtaaagtaactagtaactaaagctgtcagatgaatgtagtggagtaaaaaggggcatgaaaatgaaagactcaAGTTAAGCACAACGCCCTCAGATTtgtacagtacttgaataaatgcTCTTGTAGTTACATCCCACCTCTGAGAATGAGTGTGCACtgtgctgtaaacaaacagcagaactgGGATTCACACACAGTTTGCTGATTGTATTGATCACTCGTCATGTGCTTTATTTGTATGTTTGATGGGAAAAGCACCTCCCCAGCCTTTACTAACCCACACGCTGTAATTCAGCATCCTAACAGAGTCCtaaatgtgtgtgagatgtgcATGGGTAAGTATTTAAAACAATACCACATCCTAATCCTTTGATCATTTTTACTACAGCACGTTTCTAAGCCAGCCCCCTCGCACATCctgtccctgtcctcctccacctgtgaaGTCTCCCGTCAAAAATATCCTCTCTTGGTTTTTCTCTAAAGGGAAGCATGCCAGCTGCTCTTCAGCATGTAATCCTATTGCCGGAGCTGCATTTGGTTTAGGCTTCATGGCAGCGTCAGCCACCTCCACATGGAATAAGTAGAAACTGTGAGTCAGACCATAGCAGAGAGTTCAGTCTTGTCTGTGGCTTCTGTCATGTTTCAGCATTAGAGGACCCCTTCAACAGCCGCCCTCCatcccagcctcctcctccacctgcgcGACACAGCTTCACcgacctctcctcctcttcaccgtCCCCACCCTGCAactcctccatgtcctcctcctctgtcatcacAAGACCACACAGGCCCTCTTCTGGACTGGAGCACTTGCTGTTAACCCCTGGTTAGTTGGCAAAGTTGCATCAAATCAAACCTAAAGTGAAACATATTAATGTGCTGCATCTCCTACAGTGTTCTGCTGATCTAAtgattttctctctcagtgGATTAAGTGTTTATTATGTTCAAAAGTATCACACTGCATATCATCAACAGTATTATTGAATGGCAGATAACctgtatttctctgtgtcatCTGTGGTCCAGACACAGTGTTTGACATGCTGAACagtgctgctcctctgcctccagccAGAcgacacacagaaaatgttaaagGCTCCAGAGGCTGCCTGGAGTACGACCATTTACCAGCCAGTCAAGGTAGAGCTACATCTCCTTCTCAGCAAATGACTACATGAGGAAACGCACACGTATGGCATGCTCACTGCGTATTAGACCTCAGGCCTCTCACATATTCTGACAGGACATGTGACCAAAAAAGATCAAAACCTTGTTCTTGAGGAATTAAGGTCTGGAAAAAGCATGAGCCTTTGAACTTGAAATTGTTCAGGATCCCTTGTTACTCTCAGAGAAAAAATACCTGTCTGTTGAAAGATTAATGTATGCTCTCATGGGCTCAGAGAGCCTCATcaacatgaacaacatgagtAGGAAGTCctgagcagctctttcagtGATGACCGTAGGACTCACTTTGTGCAGACATGCAACGTTTGTCTGAATCTTTGAATTCCAAATCAGCTTCATTTTGTTTGGGTTCAGTGGTTTTTAATTCCAAAACTATTCCCTGTTTCCCTTAAAGCAGACAGACCACATTTTACCAACTCTGGCATTCCATTTAGGAGCAGGACATCAAAGACATTTGTGCAGTGAATACCTCAATATCTACTTCCTAGCTGTGAAAGACAGTGATTACTTAATGATGAAGAACTCTGAAGGTACTGGAAAAATGCCAAAGCTTTGGTTCTGTGACAAGCAGTGTTGAGTTTACAAACCTCTCCTTGACCACTAATAATGCGCTCAAGTTTCAGCCTATGTGCCCAGGGCCGTTTTCCACTGACAtgatttctctccctctctttctccaagTATCGGTGGACTGTTTGCAGGCCCCTGCTAGGCCACCCAAGCCACTGCCCAGGAAGATTCCTCCAGACAGTCAGCCAAGCAAACCCCACAGCCTAGAGGCAGAGAACGTGGACGCCAAGATAGCCAAGTTGATGGGGGAGGGTTACTCTTTTGAAGACGTGAAGCGGGCGCTGATGATCGCCCAGTACAAAGTAGACGTGGCCCGAAACATTCTGCAAGAGTTCGCCTTAGTGGCCCCGAGACTCAACCTCTAGTCGTAGAGACGGTGAAAGGGGAGCACAACACAAAGCTGTGCCTCTGAATGGACTGACTAAAAAGGGCTTTTTCAGTCTGCTTGGCCTCAGACTgttggaacaacaacaatcaacagAAACAAGAAATATTCAAAGGGAGGCTTGCCTTTTGTTGCAGAGATGGCAACGCACAAAGTGGCTAAAACCAAATCATGACGCAACACAGAGAATCAAAAAGGGAGGAaagactgtgtctgtct
This region of Chaetodon trifascialis isolate fChaTrf1 chromosome 16, fChaTrf1.hap1, whole genome shotgun sequence genomic DNA includes:
- the cblb gene encoding E3 ubiquitin-protein ligase CBL-B-B, whose amino-acid sequence is MATALSGRNPGGRGPNRSKGRILGIIDAIQDAVGPPKQAAADRRTVEKTWKLMDKVVRLCQNPRLQLKNSPPYILDILPDAYQHLRLILGKYEENQRLTQLSENEYFKIYIDSLMKKSKRAIRLFKEGKERMYEEQSQDRRNLTKLSLIFSHMLAEIKAIFPGGQFQGDTFRITKADAADFWRKFFGEKTIVPWKVFRQCLQEVHPISSGLEAMALKSTIDLTCNDYISVFEFDIFTRLFQPWGSILRNWNFLAVTHPGYMAFLTYDEVKARLHKYINKPGSYIFRLSCTRLGQWAIGYVTNDGNILQTIPHNKPLFQALIDGYREGFYLFPDGRSYNPDLTGLCEPTPHDHIKVTQEQYELYCEMGSTFQLCKICAENDKDVKIEPCGHLMCTSCLTAWQESDGQGCPFCRCEIKGTEPIIVDPFDPRNEGNKCFFLDQHSCPMLELDDEEDREDCLVMNGLANIRKHCADRQNSPMVSPSSSPVSQHRKAHGGDPGHSFQHLGLPPVPPRLDLIHKGAIRSPSASPSSSPKSSPGMSRKQDKPLPAPPPPQRDPPPPPPPERPPPIPPESRHSWLPSSSSLSSSISSSTGMLSDSQINPETRCPKDSHFADAHRTGSEHLLHPLQPGLAGPSHLNGRPLSCPSAGFVRLHHRMEGAGGSEISKPFSNGVQISDEYDILPSQHSPTQSTLASSHKPSNPFSSPVVERQRGVTERVEDDYQIPTSNLCLSQAPICISVPSRHLENGSPEPSIEEKKPRPPVPGGPSESVRGLVSGAAHTAICPLSTKKTPSDYDILLPPQALEDPFNSRPPSQPPPPPARHSFTDLSSSSPSPPCNSSMSSSSVITRPHRPSSGLEHLLLTPDTVFDMLNSAAPLPPARRHTENVKGSRGCLEYDHLPASQVSVDCLQAPARPPKPLPRKIPPDSQPSKPHSLEAENVDAKIAKLMGEGYSFEDVKRALMIAQYKVDVARNILQEFALVAPRLNL